One genomic region from Henningerozyma blattae CBS 6284 chromosome 2, complete genome encodes:
- the RAD23 gene encoding Rad23p (similar to Saccharomyces cerevisiae RAD23 (YEL037C); ancestral locus Anc_1.480): MVSLIFKDFKKEKIPLELDADSTIESAKGQIASEKNCDIDQIKLIYSGKILKNDATILNSGLKDNDHIIFMISKKKKKTEPASTVKVTEPASVTTNVETQAEGTPNSDPSANATPEVPAATTSNAAAGDDTETTTSAADPGFVVGTERNETIQRIMEMGYQREEVEAALRAAFNNPDRAVEYLLMGIPEHLQHQQPQQLQQTTIQTEGATSANMELPAEDDLFAQAARGNQANQQSTDDTPPGSIGLTMEDLLALRQVVSGNPEALPPLLENLTTRYPQLREQIMANPEVFVSMLLEAVGDNLQHSLGNDLDGISELDQHPTANTNGEVTAEHDSAIVTETNEAPAAGEQPSNNYNISLTEQDEQAIGRLCELGFERSLVVQVYFACDKNEEIAANMLFSDYAD, translated from the coding sequence atggtttcgttaatatttaaagattttaaaaaagaaaagattccattagaattagatgCAGATTCTACTATAGAATCTGCCAAGGGTCAAATTGCttctgaaaaaaattgtgaTATTGATCAAATCAAATTGATCTATTCAGGTAAGATACTGAAGAATGACGCtactattttaaattctggTTTAAAGGATAATGATCATATAATCTTTATGATAtctaaaaagaagaagaaaactGAACCAGCATCAACAGTTAAAGTAACAGAACCTGCTTCTGTGACTACTAATGTTGAAACTCAAGCAGAAGGAACTCCAAACTCTGATCCATCAGCAAATGCTACACCGGAAGTTCCTGCTGCTACAACTTCTAATGCTGCCGCTGGTGACGATACTGAAACTACTACTTCGGCTGCAGACCCAGGATTTGTTGTAGGCACTGAAAGAAATGAAACTATCCAAAGAATTATGGAAATGGGGTATCAAAGGGAAGAAGTAGAAGCTGCTCTAAGGGCAGCTTTTAATAACCCTGATAGAGCcgttgaatatttattaatgggTATACCAGAACATTTACAACATCAACAACCACAACAATTACAACAAACTACCATACAAACTGAAGGCGCAACATCTGCCAATATGGAACTTCCAGCTGAAGATGATTTATTTGCACAAGCTGCTAGAGGTAATCAAGCCAACCAACAAAGTACAGATGATACTCCACCAGGATCTATTGGGTTAACCATGGAAGACTTATTAGCTTTAAGACAAGTCGTTTCTGGTAATCCAGAAGCTTTACCaccattattagaaaatctAACCACCAGATATCCTCAATTGCGTGAACAAATCATGGCAAACCCTGAAGTTTTCGTATCAATGCTTTTAGAAGCAGTAGGTGATAACTTACAACATTCACTAGGTAATGATTTAGATGGTATTTCAGAATTAGATCAACATCCTACAGCTAATACAAACGGCGAAGTTACAGCTGAACATGATTCCGCTATTGTAACTGAAACAAATGAAGCTCCTGCTGCCGGCGAACAACCTTccaataattataatatatctttaaCTGAACAAGATGAACAAGCTATTGGCCGCTTATGTGAATTAGGTTTCGAACGTAGTTTAGTGGTTCAAGTTTATTTTGCGTGtgataaaaatgaagaaattgcAGCAAATATGTTATTCAGTGATTATGCTGATTAA
- the ANP1 gene encoding Anp1p (similar to Saccharomyces cerevisiae ANP1 (YEL036C); ancestral locus Anc_1.479) codes for MLKPKSSIFKLSKTVNSTIISLIGSIFAFVLLFRFINSTSNLFNFNSLFANNNNFFLNYNNYIPNFKNTPGVHFYDLNNYRGNSDGWQRNDRILFCVPLRDAAQHLPRFFNHLNTMTYPHNLIDLSFLVSDSKDDTMGVLLSHLQTAQSQQNKLKRFGNIEIYEKDFGQIIGQSFSDRHGFAAQGPRRKLMARARNWLGSVALKPYHSWVYWRDVDVETCPVTIMEDLMHHGKDVIVPNVWRPLPDWLGNIQPYDLNSWQESEGGLQLADSLDEDAVIVEGYPEYATWRPHLAYMRDPNGDPEEEMELDGIGGVSILSKAKVFRSGSHFPAFSFEKHAETEAFGKLSRRMNYNVVGLPHYVVWHIYEPSTEDLKHMAWMAEEEKRKLEESKIKEFYDKIWEIGFDDIRDDWRSERDSIFNKIDLSFKKPIGETDADDISDWYDDPEEKAAQAAHAQAQAAQAQAQAAQAQAQAAQAQAQQQPQQPAAPAQGAPAPAQVPIADVAAVAAVQPPAKPAQPAANPADNNVPLAAAAPIEDANQQQLQAAQQAAQQQQAAQIQDQQKPVDFNPDVN; via the coding sequence ATGTTGAAACCTAAAAGttcaattttcaaattgtcCAAGACGGTCAATTCTACAATCATAAGCTTAATAGGCTCGATCTTTGCCTTTGTGTTATTATTCCGTTTCATCAATTCTACATCAAAccttttcaatttcaattctttatttgccaataataataattttttcttaaattacAACAACTATATCCccaatttcaaaaacaCTCCAGGCGTCCATTTTTATGATTTGAACAATTACAGAGGTAATTCAGATGGTTGGCAACGCAACGACCGTATCTTGTTCTGTGTTCCCTTAAGAGACGCTGCTCAACATTTACCAAGATTCTTTAACCATTTGAATACAATGACTTATCCACATAATTTGATTGATCTGTCCTTTTTGGTGTCGGATTCGAAAGACGATACCATGGGGGTTCTATTGTCACATTTGCAAACTGCACAATCTCAACAGAATAAGTTGAAAAGATTTGGTAACATTGAAATCTATGAAAAGGATTTCGGCCAAATCATTGGTCAATCCTTTTCTGATAGACATGGGTTTGCTGCACAAGGTccaagaagaaaattaatgGCAAGAGCAAGAAATTGGTTGGGTTCTGTTGCTTTGAAACCTTATCATTCTTGGGTCTATTGGAGAGATGTCGATGTAGAGACTTGTCCTGTGACCATCATGGAAGATTTGATGCATCATGGTAAAGATGTCATCGTGCCAAACGTTTGGAGACCTTTACCTGATTGGTTAGGTAATATTCAACCTTATGATTTGAATTCATGGCAAGAATCCGAAGGTGGGCTACAATTGGCAGATTCTCTGGATGAAGATGCGGTCATCGTCGAAGGTTATCCAGAATATGCCACTTGGAGACCACATTTAGCCTATATGAGAGACCCCAATGGTGATCCTGAAGAGGAAATGGAATTGGACGGGATCGGTGGTGTTTCTATTCTATCCAAGGCTAAAGTGTTTAGATCAGGTTCACATTTCCCTgctttttcatttgaaaaacatGCTGAAACTGAAGCCTTTGGTAAACTATCAAGAAGAATGAATTATAACGTCGTTGGGTTGCCTCATTATGTCGTATGGCATATCTATGAACCATCGACTGAAGATTTAAAACATATGGCTTGGATGGCTGAAGaggaaaaaagaaaattagaagaatccaagattaaagaattttatgATAAAATTTGGGAAATTGGGTTTGATGATATTAGAGATGATTGGAGAAGTGAAAGAGATTCGATCTTCAACAAGATTGATTTATCGTTCAAAAAACCTATTGGTGAAACAGATGCCGATGATATTAGTGATTGGTATGACGATCCAGAAGAAAAAGCTGCACAAGCCGCACATGCCCAAGCACAAGCCGCACAGGCCCAAGCCCAAGCTGCTCAAGCCCAAGCACAAGCCGCACAGGCTCAAGCCCAACAGCAACCTCAACAACCTGCGGCTCCAGCTCAAGGTGCTCCAGCTCCAGCTCAAGTACCTATTGCTGATGTTGCTGCTGTTGCTGCTGTTCAACCGCCTGCTAAACCTGCACAACCAGCTGCTAATCCTGCTGATAACAACGTTCCTCTTGCAGCAGCAGCTCCTATTGAAGATGCTAATCAACAACAATTGCAAGCTGCTCAACAAGCTgctcaacaacaacaagctGCGCAAATCCAAGATCAACAGAAACCTGTTGATTTCAACCCAGATGTGAattaa
- the TBLA0B02180 gene encoding uncharacterized protein (similar to Saccharomyces cerevisiae HYP2 (YEL034W) and ANB1 (YJR047C); ancestral locus Anc_1.478), translating to MAEEEHTFETADAGSSLTFPQQCSALRKGGFVCIKGRPCKIVDMSTSKTGKHGHAKVHLVALDIFTGKKMEDLSPSTHNMECPFVKRTEFQLLDIDDGFLSLMTMDGETKDDVKAPEGELGENLQAAFDEGKDLNVTIISAMNEEAAISFKEAPMGN from the coding sequence ATGGCTGAAGAAGAACATACTTTCGAAACCGCTGACGCTGGTTCCTCTTTAACTTTCCCACAACAATGTTCTGCTTTGAGAAAGGGTGGTTTTGTCTGTATCAAAGGTAGACCATGTAAGATTGTTGATATGTCCACCTCCAAGACTGGTAAGCACGGTCACGCCAAAGTCCATTTGGTTGCTTTAGATATCTTTACCGGTAAGAAGATGGAAGATTTATCCCCATCCACCCACAACATGGAATGTCCATTCGTCAAGAGAACCGAATTCCAATTGTTGGACATTGATGACGGTTTCTTGTCTTTGATGACCATGGATGGTGAAACCAAGGATGATGTCAAGGCTCCAGAAGGTGAATTAGGTGAAAACTTACAAGCTGCTTTCGACGAAGGTAAGGACTTGAACGTTACCATCATCTCTGCCATGAACGAAGAAGCTGCTATCTCTTTCAAGGAAGCTCCAATGGGTAATTAG
- the MCM3 gene encoding MCM DNA helicase complex subunit MCM3 (similar to Saccharomyces cerevisiae MCM3 (YEL032W); ancestral locus Anc_1.477), giving the protein MDQDHSIPQDAVFSDRQRRFNEFLDTFNTYKDEIRAIQIHNADVQNGNSDSDKLLPKRITISLDDLRQFDLAYWKGMLDSPSFFIPPAERALTELANAMDTTSTVPNTISQMAYSPLSWKLSFKGSFGSHTLSPRTLTSQHLNKLVSLQGIITRTSLVRPKLLRSVHYTEKTARFLYRDYTDSTTTLTTNIPTPAIYPTEDSDGNKLTTEYGYSTYMDHQSITIQEMPEMAPPGQLPRSVDIILDDDLVDSTKPGDRCNIIGVYKSLGAGGLQNSGGNNRNGNTLSGFKTLVIGNSVYPLHARSTGVASKQTLSDIDIRNINKLAKRKDIFDILAQSLAPSIYGHEHIKMAVLLMLLGGVEKNLDNGSHLRGDINILMVGDPSTAKSQMLRFVLNTASLAIATTGRGSSGVGLTAAVTTDKETGERRLEAGAMVLADRGIVCIDEFDKMSDVDRVAIHEVMEQQTVTIAKAGIHTTLNARCSVIAAANPVFGQYDTNRDPQHNIALPDSLLSRFDLLFVVTDDINEIRDRAISEHVLRTHRYLPPGYLEGEPIRELLNLSLSVGTEDDSTNADSNNLNSNNSWDPTSEDDDQVFEKFNPLLQAGAKLAKNRGDHNGTEIPKLVTIPFLRKYVQYAKERVVPQLTHEATNIIVKSYTELRNDENTKKSPVTARTLETLIRLSTAHAKVRLSKTVTKVDALVANRLLRFALLGEDVGDDISFVDVSSPTRSPTKSPKKKARTNLSASTSPLKFRTPIRADSASATASITGSVRRRLDFDEDDVNGDDDDTLAPSSQNAVAEEEELQRRLQSRLRTPSRISSQQPASSPHKPLSEMSTPQLRNTSQTGPSLTANVIRSPVIESSTQEPHNASVPENTEAGVISTGRLSLVSSIIAQLMQSELFEEESYPVDALLDRINEELENEEKFSKAEYLAGLQIMADRNNLMIADDKVWRV; this is encoded by the coding sequence ATGGATCAAGATCATTCCATACCACAAGACGCTGTCTTCTCAGACAGACAAAGACGGTTTAATGAATTCCTAGACACGTTCAACACTTATAAAGATGAGATCAGAGCCATCCAAATCCATAACGCAGACGTTCAAAATGGTAATTCGGATTCAGATAAACTCCTACCCAAGCGTATTACAATTTCTCTCGATGATTTGAGACAATTCGATTTGGCTTATTGGAAAGGTATGTTGGATTCTCCCTCTTTTTTCATCCCTCCTGCTGAAAGAGCTTTAACAGAATTGGCCAATGCCATGGATACAACTTCAACTGTACCCAATACAATCTCGCAAATGGCTTATTCTCCCTTGAGTTGGaaattatcttttaaagGTTCATTTGGTTCACATACTTTGTCTCCACGTACTTTAACTTCACAACATTTAAATAAACTAGTCTCTTTACAAGGTATCATTACTCGTACTTCGCTAGTACGCCCCAAATTGCTTCGTTCTGTACATTATACTGAAAAGACTGCAAGATTTCTTTATCGTGATTACACAGATTCTACCACTACTTTAACTACAAATATTCCAACTCCAGCTATTTACCCAACAGAAGATTCTGATGGTAATAAATTAACTACAGAATACGGTTATTCCACTTATATGGATCATCAAAGTATAACAATCCAAGAAATGCCAGAAATGGCTCCACCTGGTCAATTGCCAAGATCGGTAGATATCATCTTGGATGATGATTTAGTAGACTCTACAAAACCAGGTGATAGATGTAATATTATCGGTGTTTATAAATCCTTAGGTGCTGGTGGATTACAAAACTCAGGTGGTAATAATCGTAATGGTAATACTCTTTCAGGGTTTAAAACTTTGGTCATTGGTAATTCTGTTTATCCATTGCATGCAAGATCTACAGGTGTTGCATCCAAACAAACATTATCAGATATcgatattagaaatattaataaattagccaaaagaaaagatatttttgatatattgGCCCAATCTTTGGCTCCATCAATTTATGGTCATGAACATATCAAGATGGCTGTCCTATTAATGTTACTGGGTGGTGTagagaaaaatttagataatggTTCTCATTTAAGAggtgatattaatattttaatggtGGGTGATCCTTCTACTGCCAAATCTCAAATGTTAagatttgttttaaatactGCATCATTAGCTATAGCTACCACAGGTAGAGGTTCATCAGGTGTTGGTTTAACTGCTGCTGTAACTACAGATAAAGAAACAGGTGAAAGGAGATTAGAAGCAGGTGCCATGGTTTTAGCTGATAGAGGTATTGTTTGTATTGATGAATTCGATAAAATGTCAGATGTAGATCGTGTGGCTATCCATGAAGTAATGGAACAACAAACAGTGACAATCGCAAAAGCTGGTATTCATACAACTTTAAACGCTCGTTGTAGTGTCATTGCTGCTGCAAACCCTGTCTTTGGTCAATATGATACTAATAGAGATCCACAACACAATATTGCCTTACCAGATTCCTTATTATCTCGTTTTGATTTGTTATTTGTTGTCACagatgatattaatgaaattagaGATAGAGCCATTAGTGAACATGTCTTAAGAACACATAGATATTTACCACCAGGTTATTTAGAAGGTGAGCCAATACGTGaactattaaatttatcattatctgTTGGGACAGAAGATGATTCCACAAATGctgattcaaataatttaaattcaaataattcttggGATCCAACAtctgaagatgatgatcaggtttttgaaaaatttaatccTTTATTACAAGCAGGTGCCAAATTAGCCAAAAATAGAGGTGATCATAATGGTACTGAAATTCCTAAATTAGTAACTATCCcatttttaagaaaatatgTTCAATATGCAAAGGAAAGAGTGGTTCCACAATTGACTCATGAAGCTACAAATATCATCGTTAAATCTTATACAGAATTACGTAATGATGAGAATACAAAGAAATCTCCAGTGACTGCAAGAACTTTAGAAACGTTAATTAGATTGTCAACTGCTCATGCAAAGGTCAGATTATCAAAGACTGTAACAAAAGTAGATGCATTAGTAGCAAATAGATTACTTCGTTTTGCATTATTAGGTGAAGATGTTGGTGATGATATCTCCTTTGTTGATGTATCATCTCCAACTAGATCTCCAACTAAATCTCCAAAGAAAAAGGCAAGAACAAATTTGAGTGCATCAACATCTCCTTTGAAATTCAGAACACCTATTAGAGCAGATAGTGCCTCAGCTACTGCATCAATTACAGGCTCTGTCCGTAGAAGATTAGATTTTGATGAGGACGATGTTAatggtgatgatgatgatacaCTTGCCCCTAGCTCACAAAACGCAGTggcagaagaagaagaactTCAGAGAAGATTACAGTCTCGTCTAAGAACACCTTCAAGAATTTCTTCTCAACAGCCTGCAAGTTCACCACATAAACCATTATCAGAAATGAGTACTCCACAATTGAGAAATACTTCCCAAACTGGACCTTCATTAACTGCAAACGTTATTAGATCCCCAGTCATAGAGTCTTCTACCCAAGAACCTCACAACGCTTCTGTTCCAGAAAATACTGAGGCTGGTGTTATTTCTACTGGTAGATTATCATTGGTTTCAAGTATCATTGCTCAATTGATGCAAAGTGAATTATTTGAGGAAGAATCATATCCGGTTGATGCATTATTAGATAGaataaatgaagaattagaaaatgagGAAAAATTTTCGAAGGCAGAATATCTAGCGGGTTTACAAATTATGGCTGATAGAAACAATTTAATGATCGCTGATGATAAAGTCTGGAGAGTATGA
- the SPF1 gene encoding ion-transporting P-type ATPase SPF1 (similar to Saccharomyces cerevisiae SPF1 (YEL031W); ancestral locus Anc_1.476) encodes MVSDANVVSSIVKSSKLLVPKPWTSRPYVLPFFPFYGTFFQIYFTQYERYIKGPEWTFVYLGSIISLNILVWLIPNWNIRIGAQFNYSKAVSVREATHILIETTPNNGADGITEINRVTEDGIQQIYFQFQKKRFLWNEKLQIFSTPTFLIDEEPKISDFQNAKGLSGDLSHLRRLYGENIFDIPVPSFLELFKEHAVAPLFVFQIFCVALWLLDSFWYYSLFNLFMVVAMEGAAVFQRLTALKEFTTMGIKPYPINVYRDGKWQLLKTNELLPMDVVSITRTAEDSAIPCDLILVDGTCIVNEAMLSGESTPLLKESIKLRPKEDFLQIDDIDKNAVLHGGTKALQVTKPETKSVVPSPPDEGALAVVTKTGFETSQGTLVRVMVYSAERVSVDNKEALMFILFLLNFAIIASWYVWVEGTKMGRVQSKLILDCVLIITSVVPPELPMELTMAVNSSLAALAKFYIYCTEPFRIPLAGRIDVCCFDKTGTLTGEDLVFESLAGLSPNRSDIRHAYSASEAPESTVLTVGAAHALVRLDDGEIVGDPMEKATLKAFGWKVQAKDIVSKLNVGDIKIHRRFQFSSALKRSASVASYKNNYYAAVKGAPETIRERLTNVPENYDDIYKSFTRSGSRVLALASKKLGKLSNSAIDKLDRDDVEIQLDFDGFLIFHCPLKEDAIETIKMLNESSHRSVMITGDNPLTAVHVAKEVAIVERETLILDASDNNQEGHLLFFNVEETTRIPFDTQDAKFNLFELFEKYDIAVTGHALNILKGHSQLRDLIRHTWVYARVSPSQKEFILNTMKDMGYQTLMCGDGTNDVGALKQAHVGVALLNGTEQGMKKMAEQNRSKSMQAVYEKQVSLFAKWGQPAPPVPAPIAHLYPPGPKNPHYLSALEKKGTVITQEIRDKVAEANSKPAEPIKPVDPKNVKPTAGDITGLLMAAGGNSEEDDEEVPALKLGDASCAAPFTSKLCNVSAVTNIIRQGRCALVNTIQMYKILALNCLISAYSLSVIYLAGVKFGDGQATVSGVLLSVCFLSISRGKPLQKLSKQRPQAGIFNIYIMGSILSQFAVHISTLIYITREIYILEPREPQVDLEKEFAPSLLNTGIFIIQLVQQVSTFAVNYQGEPFRETITKNKGMYYGLIGVSGLALAGATEFIPELNEAMSFVPMTEEFKFKLTSVLLLDFFGSLGAEYFFKFFFMEDKAADITHRPEKPEIEIKY; translated from the coding sequence ATGGTTTCCGATGCAAATGTGGTGAGCTCCATTGTAAAAAGCTCAAAATTATTGGTACCAAAGCCATGGACTTCTAGACCTTATGTTTTACCTTTCTTTCCATTTTATGGTAcattctttcaaatatatttcacaCAATATGAAAGGTATATTAAAGGGCCTGAATGGACATTTGTATATTTAGGTTCAATTATATcgttaaatattttagtcTGGTTAATACCAAACTGGAATATTAGAATTGGTGCTCAGTTTAACTATTCTAAAGCTGTATCTGTTCGTGAAGCCACTcatatattaattgaaacCACTCCAAATAATGGTGCTGATGGTATTACTGAAATTAATAGAGTTACTGAAGATGGTATTCAACAGATTTACTTTCAATTCCAAAAGAAGAGATTCTTATGGAATGAAAAACTACAAATTTTCTCAACTCCAACTTTCCTTATCGATGAAGAACCAAAAATTTCAGACTTTCAAAATGCTAAAGGTTTATCTGGTGACTTATCTCATTTACGTAGGTTATACggtgaaaatattttcgaTATTCCTGTTCCCTCGTTTTTGGAGCTATTCAAAGAGCATGCAGTTGCTCCATTATTTGTTTTCCAAATCTTTTGTGTTGCATTATGGTTACTAGATTCTTTCTGGTACTATTCCctatttaatttgtttatgGTTGTTGCTATGGAAGGTGCTGCAGTATTTCAACGTTTAACTgctttaaaagaatttactACAATGGGTATTAAGCCATATCCAATTAATGTTTATAGAGATGGAAAATGGCAACTCTTGAAGACCAACGAATTATTACCAATGGATGTTGTTTCTATTACTAGAACTGCAGAAGATTCTGCCATTCCATGTGACTTAATCTTAGTTGATGGTACCTGTATTGTAAATGAAGCTATGCTTTCTGGTGAATCTACTCCATTATTGAAGGAATCTATTAAATTACGTCCAAAAGAGGACTTTTTGCAAATTGATGATATAGATAAAAATGCTGTATTACACGGTGGTACTAAAGCTTTACAAGTAACTAAGCCAGAAACCAAAAGTGTTGTTCCATCTCCACCAGACGAAGGTGCGTTAGCTGTTGTTACTAAAACTGGGTTTGAAACTTCTCAAGGTACTTTAGTGCGTGTTATGGTTTATTCTGCTGAACGTGTTTCtgttgataataaagaagcTTTGATGTTTATCTTATTTTTGTTGAATTTTGCTATTATCGCATCTTGGTACGTTTGGGTTGAAGGTACTAAAATGGGTAGAGTTCAATCGAAATTGATCTTAGATTGTGTTTTGATTATTACATCTGTCGTTCCACCTGAATTGCCAATGGAATTAACTATGGCTGTTAACTCATCCTTAGCTGCCTTGGCTAAGttctatatttattgtACAGAACCATTTAGAATTCCATTAGCTGGTAGAATTGATGTTTGTTGTTTTGATAAAACTGGTACATTAACAGGGGAAGATCTTGTGTTTGAAAGCTTAGCTGGTTTATCACCAAATCGTTCTGATATTCGTCATGCTTATTCCGCATCTGAAGCCCCAGAATCAACTGTCTTAACTGTTGGTGCTGCCCATGCTTTAGTTAGACTAGATGATGGTGAAATTGTTGGTGATCCAATGGAAAAGGCTACTTTGAAAGCTTTTGGATGGAAAGTTCAAGCAAAAGATATTGTGTCCAAACTCAATGTTGGTGATATTAAGATTCATCGTCGTTTCCAATTTTCTTCTGCGTTAAAGAGATCTGCTTCCGTTGCATCATACAAGAATAACTATTATGCAGCAGTCAAAGGTGCTCCAGAAACTATTCGTGAAAGATTAACCAATGTTCCAGAAAattatgatgatatttataaatcaTTCACAAGATCCGGTTCAAGAGTTCTTGCTTTGGCTTCTAAAAAATTAGGGAAATTGTCCAATTCTGctattgataaattagatCGTGACGATGTTGAAATTCAACTAGATTTTGATGGCTTCTTAATTTTCCATTGTCCGTTGAAGGAAGATGCAATTGAAACTATTAAGATGTTAAATGAATCCAGTCATCGTTCTGTGATGATTACTGGTGATAATCCTTTAACTGCCGTTCATGTTGCTAAGGAAGTTGCTATTGTTGAAAGAGAAACTTTAATTTTGGATGCTTCTGATAATAATCAGGAAGGgcatttattatttttcaatgttGAAGAAACTACAAGGATCCCATTTGATACACAAGATGCTAAGtttaatttgtttgaattatttgaaaaatatgatattGCAGTCACTGGCCACGCcttgaatattttgaaagGACATTCTCAATTACGTGATTTAATTCGTCACACTTGGGTTTATGCTCGTGTTTCTCCATCTCAAAAGGaattcattttaaatactaTGAAAGATATGGGTTATCAAACTTTAATGTGTGGTGACGGTACTAATGATGTTGGTGCTTTAAAGCAAGCCCACGTTGGTGTTGCTTTATTGAATGGTACTGAGCAAggtatgaaaaaaatggcTGAACAAAATAGAAGTAAAAGTATGCAAGCTGTTTATGAAAAACAAGTTAGTTTATTTGCTAAATGGGGTCAACCAGCTCCACCTGTTCCAGCTCCAATTGCTCACTTATATCCACCTGGTCCAAAAAATCCACATTATTTATCTGCTCTTGAAAAGAAAGGTACAGTTATCACCCAAGAAATTAGAGATAAAGTTGCCGAAGCTAATTCTAAACCTGCTGAGCCTATTAAACCTGTTGACCCTAAGAATGTTAAGCCAACTGCTGGTGACATAACTGGTTTATTAATGGCCGCTGGTGGTAATTCTGaggaagatgatgaagaagttCCAGCTTTGAAATTAGGTGACGCATCTTGTGCTGCACCATTTACTTCTAAGTTATGTAATGTATCTGCTGTTACTAACATCATCCGTCAAGGTCGTTGTGCTTTAGTTAATACTATTCAAATGTACAAAATCTTAGCATTAAACTGTTTAATCAGTGCCTACTCGTTATCAGTTATTTATTTAGCCGGGGTCAAGTTTGGTGATGGTCAAGCTACTGTTTCTGGTGTTTTATTATCTGTTTGTTTCTTAAGTATTTCGCGTGGTAAACCATTACAAAAGTTATCCAAGCAAAGACCTCAAGCTggtattttcaatatttacaTTATGGGATCAATTCTATCACAATTTGCTGTTCATATTTCTACTTTGATATACATTACAAGAGAAATCTATATTTTGGAACCAAGAGAACCACAAGTCGATTTAGAAAAGGAGTTTGCTCCATCTCTATTGAACACAGGTATTTTCATAATCCAATTAGTCCAACAAGTATCTACTTTTGCTGTAAACTATCAAGGTGAACCTTTTAGAGAAACTATCACAAAGAACAAGGGTATGTATTATGGCTTAATTGGTGTTAGTGGTTTAGCTCTAGCAGGTGCTACAGAATTCATTCCGGAATTAAATGAAGCTATGAGTTTTGTTCCTATGACTGaggaatttaaatttaaattgacttctgttttattattagatttctTTGGTAGTTTAGGTGCTgaatatttcttcaaatttttctttatgGAAGACAAAGCTGCTGATATTACACATCGTCCAGAAAAGccagaaattgaaattaaatattaa